The proteins below are encoded in one region of Scophthalmus maximus strain ysfricsl-2021 chromosome 4, ASM2237912v1, whole genome shotgun sequence:
- the LOC118302661 gene encoding piggyBac transposable element-derived protein 4-like, producing the protein MNETDLRAYVGLLILAGVYRSRGEAAVSLWKAEFGRAIFRATMSLKDFYRYLKTLRFDDRESRHVGGRSSDKLAAIREVWDMWCERLPALYNPGHDVTVDERMVPFKGRCSFHQYMPKKPAKYGLKLWVACDAKTSYAWRLQAYTGRPDASATARERNLALRVVLDLTQGLEHRMLPQELVFARGRQVFSSGFAFSELATLVSYVPKRGKTVLLLSTGHPRPKIDSQRKDRKPHLSPCSTTS; encoded by the exons ATGAACGAAACGGACTTGAGGGCCTATGTGGGTCTGTTGATTCTGGCGGGCGTGTACAGGTCTCGGGGTGAAGCGGCCGTGAGCCTGTGGAAGGCAGAGTTCGGAAGGGCAATTTTCAGAGCGACCATGTCCCTGAAAGACTTCTACCGCTACTTGAAAACGCTGAGGTTTGACGATCGGGAGTCAAGGCACGTCGGTGGGAGATCCTCGGACAAATTGGCCGCTATCCGAGAGGTGTGGGACATGTGGTGCGAGCGGCTGCCTGCCCTCTACAATCCGGGGCACGATGTTACGGTGGACGAACGAATGGTTCCTTTCAAGG GCCGATGTTCCTTCCATCAGTACATGCCCAAGAAACCGGCTAAGTACGGACTCAAACTGTGGGTAGCGTGCGACGCGAAAACTAGCTACGCGTGGAGGTTGCAGGCGTACACTGGCAGACCAGATGCCTCGGCCACAGCAAGGGAGAGGAACCTCGCCTTGCGGGTCGTGCTAGATCTGACCCAGGGACTGGAGCATCGAATG CTGCCCCAGGAGCTGGTGTTCGCGCGCGGGCGGCAGGTGTTCTCCTCCGGGTTCGCTTTCTCCGAACTGGCCACCCTCGTATCCTACGTGCCCAAAAGGGGCAAAACCGTACTGCTCCTGAGTACAGGTCACCCGAGACCCAAGATCGACAGCCAGCGCAAGGACAGGAAGCCACATTTGTCGCCCTGTTCCACAACATCATAG